The following proteins come from a genomic window of Gottfriedia acidiceleris:
- a CDS encoding acyl-CoA thioesterase, protein MGKMNYVSNIQEWQSEFSFKITIKVRFSETDMFGHMNNTVPFVYFEEARIEYLKSIGLMQEWTTNHSEFIPVVADLQCDYLRQVFFNEIIDVYVKIAKVGNSSIDIHYMGINPQCEICFTGRNSLVNINRHTGRSEQWKKGWKEKLLNEIKNSVVSV, encoded by the coding sequence ATGGGGAAAATGAATTATGTATCTAATATACAGGAGTGGCAATCTGAGTTTTCATTTAAGATTACGATTAAAGTTCGATTTAGTGAAACGGATATGTTTGGACATATGAATAATACAGTTCCATTCGTTTATTTTGAAGAAGCTCGAATTGAGTATTTAAAATCTATAGGACTTATGCAAGAATGGACGACAAATCATAGTGAATTTATTCCAGTTGTTGCCGATTTACAATGTGATTACTTACGACAAGTATTTTTTAATGAAATAATCGATGTGTACGTAAAAATTGCAAAAGTAGGAAATTCATCAATCGACATACACTATATGGGGATTAATCCTCAATGTGAAATTTGCTTTACCGGACGAAATTCCTTAGTAAATATAAATCGTCATACAGGGCGAAGTGAACAATGGAAAAAAGGATGGAAAGAAAAATTATTAAATGAAATAAAGAATTCAGTAGTTAGTGTTTAA
- a CDS encoding thiamine-binding protein has translation MQTTLMSVQIIPKTNNIEDVIPAVDEAIKIIDESGVKYQVQPLETTMEGDLNQLLMVVQKMNERMIEIGCHNVITQMKILYQPQGITMDVLTEKYR, from the coding sequence ATGCAAACTACTTTAATGAGTGTCCAAATTATACCGAAAACAAATAATATTGAGGATGTTATTCCAGCAGTTGATGAAGCAATTAAAATTATTGATGAATCAGGTGTAAAATATCAAGTTCAACCATTGGAAACAACTATGGAAGGTGACTTGAATCAATTATTAATGGTTGTTCAAAAAATGAATGAAAGAATGATTGAAATAGGTTGCCACAATGTAATTACTCAAATGAAAATACTTTATCAACCACAAGGTATTACGATGGATGTGTTAACGGAGAAGTACCGTTAA
- the sdhB gene encoding succinate dehydrogenase iron-sulfur subunit produces the protein MTAEKTITVIVKRQDSPNTAPYEETFTVPYRPNMNVISALMEIRKNPVNSNGKETTAISWDMNCLEEVCGACSMIINGKPRQSCSALIDKLEQPIRLEPMSTFPVVRDLQVDRSRMFDSLKRVKAWIPIDGTHDLGPGPRMPERKRQWAYELSKCMTCGVCLEACPNVNSKSNFIGPAPLSQVRLFNAHPTGEMNKEERLHAIMGDGGLSNCGNSQNCVQSCPKGIPLTTSIAALNRATTIQSFKDFFGSDEI, from the coding sequence TTCACCAAATACTGCGCCATATGAAGAAACATTTACTGTCCCTTATCGTCCGAATATGAACGTAATCTCGGCGTTAATGGAAATTCGTAAAAATCCAGTAAATTCAAATGGAAAAGAAACGACTGCAATTTCTTGGGACATGAACTGTCTTGAAGAAGTTTGTGGAGCATGTTCTATGATTATCAATGGTAAACCAAGACAATCATGTTCTGCTCTTATTGACAAATTGGAACAACCAATTCGTCTTGAGCCAATGAGCACATTCCCAGTAGTACGTGACTTACAAGTTGATCGTAGCCGTATGTTCGATTCTTTAAAACGCGTTAAAGCATGGATTCCAATTGATGGAACACATGACTTAGGTCCTGGACCAAGAATGCCTGAAAGAAAACGTCAATGGGCTTATGAATTATCAAAATGTATGACTTGTGGTGTATGTTTAGAAGCTTGTCCAAACGTTAATAGTAAATCTAACTTTATTGGGCCTGCACCGCTTTCACAAGTACGTTTATTTAATGCTCATCCAACTGGAGAAATGAATAAGGAAGAACGTCTACATGCAATTATGGGAGACGGTGGACTATCAAACTGTGGTAACTCACAAAACTGTGTACAATCTTGTCCAAAAGGTATTCCTTTAACAACTTCAATTGCAGCGTTAAACCGTGCAACTACAATCCAATCTTTCAAAGACTTCTTTGGAAGCGACGAAATTTAA
- a CDS encoding ABC transporter ATP-binding protein — MTLQVEQLSKSYSGHQILENISLYVNEGEFVSILGPSGSGKSTLFHLIGGLVKPDSGEVKLNGSIINGELGHVSFMPQDHSLLPWRTILKNIVLSQELKHKPDEKLARDWLKRTGLENYENAYPNELSGGMKQRVSFLRSLLAPQSFMCMDEPFSALDEFTRLEMQQWLLSIWEEQRRSILLVTHNIDEALLLSDRIYIFSDKPAKIKEEIIVPFPRPRKKELLLSDEFTEYKRKIYLALEKE, encoded by the coding sequence ATGACATTACAAGTGGAACAATTATCAAAGAGTTATAGCGGTCATCAAATATTAGAAAATATATCCCTTTATGTAAACGAGGGTGAATTTGTATCGATTCTAGGTCCATCTGGTAGTGGGAAAAGTACGTTGTTCCATCTTATTGGTGGTTTAGTAAAACCAGATTCTGGAGAAGTAAAGTTAAATGGTTCGATTATAAATGGAGAACTTGGTCATGTTAGTTTTATGCCTCAGGATCATTCATTACTTCCTTGGAGAACCATATTAAAAAATATTGTTTTATCACAAGAATTAAAACATAAACCTGATGAAAAATTGGCAAGAGACTGGCTTAAAAGAACAGGTTTAGAAAACTATGAGAATGCTTACCCTAATGAATTATCTGGTGGTATGAAACAAAGAGTTTCATTTTTAAGGTCTCTACTAGCACCGCAGTCGTTCATGTGTATGGATGAGCCTTTTTCAGCTTTAGATGAATTCACTAGACTTGAAATGCAGCAATGGCTTTTATCAATTTGGGAGGAGCAACGACGATCCATTTTATTAGTAACGCATAATATTGATGAAGCGTTGTTACTGTCTGATCGAATATATATTTTTTCTGACAAACCCGCCAAAATCAAAGAAGAAATCATTGTGCCATTTCCAAGACCACGTAAAAAAGAATTATTATTAAGTGATGAATTTACGGAATATAAAAGAAAAATCTACTTGGCTTTAGAGAAGGAGTAA
- a CDS encoding GNAT family N-acetyltransferase, with amino-acid sequence MIITETKNLLLMTFTAEAMLSVLSGNKELEFENQFYSFAQGWPILVYKNLFPYKISRFQTHPTEEKYEGIIIHKKDRVIIGDMGFKGGPDETGIMEIGYSIAPSYQGKGYATEMGSAFCEWGLKQNHVTRISAICSIYNHASIRVLEKIGMIKVKEEIEKYYWMLDKK; translated from the coding sequence ATGATAATCACTGAAACTAAAAATTTACTATTAATGACTTTTACAGCAGAAGCGATGCTTTCTGTTTTAAGTGGAAATAAAGAGTTAGAATTTGAAAATCAATTTTATAGTTTCGCTCAAGGGTGGCCAATTCTCGTATATAAAAATCTTTTCCCTTATAAAATCTCTCGTTTTCAAACGCATCCTACTGAAGAAAAATATGAAGGAATTATTATTCATAAAAAAGATCGAGTAATTATTGGGGACATGGGATTTAAAGGTGGTCCTGATGAAACTGGGATAATGGAGATAGGGTATAGTATTGCACCTAGTTATCAAGGTAAAGGATATGCAACTGAAATGGGTAGCGCTTTTTGTGAGTGGGGATTAAAGCAAAATCATGTTACAAGAATATCCGCTATTTGTTCTATTTATAATCATGCCTCTATTAGAGTTTTAGAGAAAATTGGCATGATAAAAGTAAAAGAAGAAATTGAAAAGTATTATTGGATGTTAGACAAAAAATAA
- a CDS encoding ABC transporter permease has protein sequence MKFKNIKGWQPTVVILLFLICWQLSIKIWKIESWLLPGPIAIFKEGMKSTNSLLPHISSTIQLTIIGLLIGSLLGFLIAFLLHLIPGVREAFYPLLILSQNVPIIVLAPLLIIWFGFGVLPKLIIISLVCFFPVTVSALDGFRQTPSELLNYMKMAGASKSQIFWKVELPFSLPSIFSGLKISATYSVMGAVISEWLGAKSGIGVYMTLASSSFRTDRVFVSIFIIMFLSMLFFFLIVVIERFTVKWKVKGGKRK, from the coding sequence ATGAAATTTAAAAATATAAAAGGATGGCAACCAACCGTTGTCATCCTGCTTTTTTTAATTTGCTGGCAGCTAAGTATTAAAATTTGGAAAATTGAATCTTGGTTATTACCAGGACCAATCGCAATCTTTAAAGAAGGAATGAAATCAACTAATTCACTACTTCCTCATATTTCTTCTACAATTCAATTAACGATTATTGGTTTGTTAATTGGTAGTTTATTAGGATTTTTAATCGCATTTTTATTGCATTTAATTCCAGGTGTTAGGGAAGCTTTTTACCCATTATTAATTCTTTCGCAAAATGTACCAATTATCGTATTGGCACCGCTTTTAATTATTTGGTTTGGATTTGGTGTCTTACCTAAATTAATCATTATTTCTCTTGTTTGTTTTTTCCCTGTTACAGTTTCAGCGTTGGATGGTTTCCGACAAACACCAAGTGAACTATTAAATTATATGAAAATGGCGGGAGCATCCAAATCACAAATTTTTTGGAAAGTTGAATTACCTTTTTCTCTACCTTCCATTTTTTCTGGCTTAAAGATTTCAGCGACTTATAGTGTTATGGGAGCAGTTATTTCTGAATGGCTAGGAGCGAAATCTGGAATTGGAGTCTATATGACTTTAGCTTCATCTTCATTTAGAACAGATCGAGTATTTGTTTCAATCTTTATCATTATGTTTTTAAGTATGCTTTTCTTCTTCCTAATAGTTGTAATTGAACGTTTTACTGTTAAATGGAAAGTTAAAGGGGGGAAACGGAAATGA
- a CDS encoding DUF2339 domain-containing protein codes for MDNQNQDLQIKVEKLEEEVREMKKQIEFLLITKETSNEIKQMTQTKVNNPKPQKTVSRQVKVTVENEKVDYEALIFQKWLPRFFIFIFILGVMWGFKAASDYGVLNKYAKVGIGFVIAFALFWYGNRQMKAKRSTLGQSLIGGVLPVLFLTTFAMHHLYHMAGSTIAFSLLIIWVSIGFYSMNRYKSEVIGLISIIGAVFVPFLVKSDSPNYLFFSIYETVIYLCFMFYATFKKYKFIYLSSVILLHLSYLIVALVNFNTNGIEYFALSILVQHISLLVILIKSKFAIKKLVIILHTSFILTIGWIFSAFEDQTRTMILIFLCVGYLFLTFYYKKKSDFFFGFSTNFILAISFLCLDSVSENLLCTVLIIQAVSTYLFYLRYRDLLKLIIATLTFIPVGISILSVGIDSFWSFETMNWLVLILALITIAILAYKNEDEKQFILLSSSLLITVILIAFITQIVQILAVDQSDNIIRLLINISWILLSILAMILGNIKKFKVWTYTGIGLLLLTLGKLVLIDLPNITLMVRAGLFILLGLIGLVISRIFFKGSSSQKNYKI; via the coding sequence TTGGATAATCAGAATCAAGATCTTCAAATAAAGGTAGAAAAGCTTGAAGAAGAAGTCAGAGAAATGAAGAAACAAATTGAATTTCTCTTAATCACGAAAGAAACTTCAAACGAGATTAAACAAATGACTCAAACGAAAGTAAATAATCCTAAACCACAAAAAACAGTTAGTCGACAGGTTAAAGTAACAGTTGAAAACGAAAAGGTTGACTATGAAGCGCTTATTTTCCAAAAGTGGTTACCTAGATTTTTTATATTTATTTTCATTCTTGGCGTAATGTGGGGATTTAAAGCGGCATCAGATTATGGGGTATTAAACAAGTATGCAAAAGTAGGAATTGGATTTGTTATAGCATTTGCCTTATTCTGGTACGGTAATCGTCAAATGAAAGCTAAACGATCAACACTTGGCCAATCATTAATTGGTGGCGTGTTACCTGTATTATTTTTAACTACCTTTGCCATGCATCATTTATATCACATGGCTGGGTCAACGATTGCATTTTCGCTTTTAATTATTTGGGTAAGTATTGGTTTTTATTCGATGAATAGATATAAATCAGAAGTAATTGGATTAATAAGTATAATAGGAGCTGTTTTTGTACCATTCCTAGTTAAAAGTGATTCGCCAAACTATTTATTTTTCTCTATCTATGAAACAGTAATTTACTTATGCTTTATGTTTTATGCAACATTTAAGAAATATAAATTCATCTATCTTTCGTCTGTAATATTATTGCATTTATCTTATTTAATTGTTGCTTTAGTTAATTTTAATACAAATGGAATTGAATATTTCGCATTAAGTATTCTCGTTCAACATATTAGTTTGCTAGTTATATTGATAAAATCTAAGTTTGCTATTAAAAAGCTAGTAATAATTCTTCACACCAGTTTTATTTTAACAATTGGTTGGATCTTTAGTGCATTTGAAGATCAGACTAGAACAATGATTTTAATCTTTTTATGTGTAGGATATTTATTCCTGACTTTTTATTATAAAAAGAAATCCGATTTTTTCTTTGGATTTTCAACTAATTTTATATTAGCCATTTCATTCCTATGTTTGGACAGTGTTTCTGAAAACTTACTATGTACTGTATTAATAATTCAAGCAGTATCAACTTATTTATTTTATTTAAGATATCGGGATCTACTGAAATTAATTATAGCGACACTTACATTCATTCCTGTAGGGATATCCATTTTATCTGTTGGAATAGATTCCTTTTGGTCTTTTGAAACGATGAATTGGCTTGTGTTAATTCTAGCTCTAATTACGATTGCAATTTTGGCTTATAAAAATGAAGATGAAAAGCAATTTATCTTATTAAGTAGTTCTTTATTAATTACGGTTATATTAATTGCTTTTATAACACAAATTGTTCAAATACTCGCAGTAGATCAATCCGACAATATAATTCGATTATTAATTAATATCAGTTGGATCTTGCTTTCCATATTAGCCATGATACTTGGTAACATTAAGAAGTTCAAAGTTTGGACATATACTGGGATAGGTTTATTATTATTGACGCTAGGAAAACTTGTATTAATCGATTTACCAAATATTACATTGATGGTTAGAGCCGGTTTATTTATACTGCTTGGACTGATTGGATTAGTCATTTCTAGAATATTTTTTAAGGGAAGCAGTAGTCAAAAAAACTATAAAATTTAG
- the thrS gene encoding threonine--tRNA ligase — MISIKLPDGSIREVEQNTTVEDFAGSISISLKKKALGGKINGKLVDLNTPITEDCEVQIITQDDQDGLEMMRHSSAHILAQAVKRLYKGEKAAFGVGPVTADGFYYDIDLPVSIKVEDLPKIEKEMEKIIKENLPITRSEVSREEAIKFFTELDDEFKLELIRDLPEDAVISMYTQGEFVDLCRGPHVPTTGRVKAIKLLSVAGAYWRGDANNKMLQRVYGTAFPSKKELEEHLFLLEEAKKRDHRKLGKELELFMFSEEAPGMPFFLPKGTIIRNELEQYERGLQTSKDYKEVRTPFIMNQRLWEQSGHWHHYHENMYFTEVDETKFALKPMNCPGHMLVYKNKLHSYRDLPVRMCENGQVHRHEYSGALNGMMRVRTFTQDDAHIFCRPDQIEGEIIEVINLIKEIYGVFGFTYKVELSTRPEDSMGSEELWNSAEQALENVLKSENLDFKLNPGDGAFYGPKIDFHIQDALKRSWQCATIQLDFQMPEKFDLTYVNEDNQKERPVVIHRAIYGSIDRFLGILTEHFAGAFPLWLAPVQVAVLPISSVHNDYAQKLADQLKAAGIRVEADLRGEKIGYKIREAQLQKLPYMLVVGDQEVENNTVAIRKRGEGDIGTQPFDSFLEMIKQQKLEKVLF, encoded by the coding sequence ATGATTTCAATTAAATTACCAGATGGATCAATTCGCGAGGTGGAACAAAATACAACAGTTGAAGATTTCGCGGGTTCAATCTCCATTAGCTTAAAGAAAAAAGCGCTTGGTGGAAAAATTAATGGTAAATTAGTGGATTTAAATACACCTATTACTGAAGATTGTGAAGTTCAAATAATTACGCAAGATGATCAAGATGGATTAGAAATGATGCGACATAGTTCAGCGCATATTTTAGCTCAAGCAGTAAAACGTCTTTATAAAGGCGAAAAAGCTGCATTTGGGGTTGGACCAGTAACTGCTGACGGTTTCTATTATGATATTGATCTTCCAGTTTCAATTAAAGTAGAAGACCTACCTAAAATTGAAAAAGAAATGGAAAAAATTATTAAAGAAAACTTACCGATTACTCGTTCAGAAGTTAGTCGTGAAGAGGCAATTAAATTCTTCACTGAATTAGACGATGAGTTTAAACTAGAATTAATCCGTGATTTACCAGAAGATGCAGTTATTTCAATGTATACTCAAGGTGAATTCGTTGACCTTTGCCGTGGACCACATGTTCCTACAACTGGCCGTGTAAAAGCGATTAAATTATTATCAGTTGCTGGAGCTTATTGGAGAGGCGATGCGAATAATAAAATGCTTCAACGTGTTTATGGTACGGCTTTCCCAAGTAAGAAGGAATTAGAAGAGCATTTATTCTTATTAGAAGAAGCTAAAAAACGTGATCACCGTAAATTAGGTAAAGAACTTGAATTATTCATGTTCTCTGAAGAAGCACCTGGTATGCCATTCTTCTTACCAAAAGGTACAATTATCCGTAATGAATTAGAACAATATGAGCGCGGATTACAAACTTCAAAAGATTACAAAGAAGTTCGTACACCATTCATTATGAATCAAAGATTATGGGAGCAATCAGGTCACTGGCATCACTACCATGAAAACATGTACTTTACTGAGGTTGATGAAACAAAATTCGCATTAAAACCGATGAACTGCCCAGGTCATATGTTAGTTTATAAAAATAAATTACATTCATACCGTGATCTACCGGTTCGTATGTGTGAAAATGGTCAAGTTCACCGTCATGAATATTCTGGTGCCTTAAATGGTATGATGCGTGTTCGTACTTTTACTCAAGATGATGCACATATCTTCTGTCGTCCAGACCAAATTGAAGGCGAAATTATTGAAGTAATTAACTTAATTAAAGAAATTTACGGCGTATTCGGATTCACTTATAAAGTAGAATTATCAACTCGTCCAGAAGATTCAATGGGTTCAGAAGAGTTATGGAACTCAGCAGAGCAGGCTTTAGAGAATGTTCTAAAATCTGAGAACTTAGACTTTAAATTAAACCCAGGCGATGGCGCATTCTATGGTCCGAAAATCGATTTCCATATTCAAGATGCATTAAAACGTAGCTGGCAATGTGCTACAATTCAATTAGATTTCCAAATGCCTGAGAAATTTGATTTAACTTATGTTAATGAAGATAACCAAAAAGAACGTCCAGTTGTTATCCACCGTGCAATTTATGGTTCAATTGATCGTTTCTTAGGAATCTTAACTGAACATTTTGCTGGAGCATTCCCATTATGGTTAGCACCAGTTCAAGTAGCTGTATTACCAATTTCAAGTGTTCACAATGATTATGCTCAAAAACTTGCTGATCAATTAAAAGCTGCAGGAATCCGTGTTGAAGCTGATTTACGTGGCGAAAAAATTGGATATAAGATCCGTGAAGCACAACTTCAAAAATTACCTTATATGTTAGTAGTTGGTGATCAAGAGGTTGAAAATAATACTGTAGCTATTCGTAAACGTGGCGAAGGTGACATTGGTACTCAACCATTCGATAGCTTCTTAGAAATGATTAAACAACAAAAATTAGAAAAAGTTCTATTTTAA
- a CDS encoding ABC transporter substrate-binding protein, with translation MKKLVVFLVAICLMLTGCGQNKTATTKKTKQLKKVTVVLDWTPNTNHTGLFVAKEKGYFKEQGLDVDIISPGETGADQLVASGKADFGVSYQESITQARVQNVPIVSIAAIIQHNTSGFASPVNKEIKSPKDFVGKTYGGWGSPVEKAILKSLMSEENANVNKLNIVNMGDADFFTAVKRDIDFAWIYQGWTGIEAELRGEKLNMIYLTDYSKKLDYYTPVLATNEKMISKNPKIVKAFVAAASKGYNFAIDNPKEAASILIKDNPDLDKKLVEKSQEWLASKYKDDADRWGEQKLSVWKNYADFLAENKLLEGNFKPKEAFTNDFLPAK, from the coding sequence ATGAAAAAACTAGTAGTATTTTTAGTAGCTATTTGTTTAATGTTAACCGGGTGTGGTCAAAACAAAACTGCTACTACTAAAAAGACAAAGCAATTAAAAAAGGTGACTGTCGTACTAGACTGGACGCCAAATACAAATCATACTGGGCTATTTGTTGCTAAGGAAAAAGGTTACTTTAAGGAACAAGGACTTGATGTAGATATAATCAGCCCGGGAGAAACAGGTGCAGACCAATTGGTGGCATCAGGTAAAGCAGACTTTGGTGTTTCTTATCAAGAGTCAATTACACAGGCAAGAGTTCAAAATGTACCGATTGTATCAATTGCAGCAATTATTCAACATAATACTTCTGGGTTTGCATCACCGGTGAATAAAGAAATTAAGTCTCCAAAAGATTTCGTTGGAAAAACATATGGTGGATGGGGTTCGCCAGTTGAAAAGGCTATTTTAAAATCACTTATGTCAGAAGAAAATGCTAATGTTAATAAGTTAAATATCGTTAATATGGGTGATGCTGATTTCTTTACAGCAGTTAAAAGAGATATCGATTTTGCATGGATTTATCAAGGATGGACAGGGATTGAAGCAGAGCTACGTGGAGAAAAATTAAACATGATTTATTTAACTGATTATAGTAAAAAGCTAGATTACTATACTCCAGTTTTAGCTACGAATGAAAAAATGATTAGTAAAAACCCTAAAATAGTAAAAGCGTTTGTGGCTGCTGCATCAAAAGGATATAATTTTGCGATTGATAACCCAAAAGAAGCTGCATCGATTTTAATAAAGGATAATCCAGATTTAGATAAAAAATTAGTGGAAAAAAGCCAAGAATGGTTAGCATCTAAATATAAAGATGATGCAGACCGTTGGGGTGAGCAAAAGTTATCGGTTTGGAAAAACTATGCTGATTTCTTAGCTGAAAATAAATTATTAGAAGGAAACTTTAAGCCAAAAGAAGCATTTACGAATGATTTCTTACCAGCGAAATAA
- the hmpA gene encoding NO-inducible flavohemoprotein, whose translation MLSQKTIDIIKSTVPVLEVKGTEITKVFYKNLFTNHPELLNVFNHTNQQQGRQQTALANTVLAAAQNIDKLATIIPVVKQIAQKHRSLQVKPEHYPIVGQHLLGAIKEVLGDAATDEILGAWAEAYGVIAQVFIDIEKEMYEEASSQEGGWSEFKEFKVIEKVNESDVITSFYLVPKDGSSVPTFLPGQYITVRSQIPGEEYLSNRQYSLSDAPGKNYFRISVKREAEENKPLGKFSNYLHNQVNVGDTLEITAPAGEFTINTEIDSDVVFLSGGVGITPLISMAKSIASNQPTRQVSFISASRNGKLQAFENELNQLKELLTNYNLSFVYENPSEEDLQNNNFKKQGYIDAEWLNSNVKSDNADYYVCGPVPFLKAIITSLKELGIKDTQIHYEFFGPAMNLDTEPKSPVHHD comes from the coding sequence ATGCTATCTCAAAAAACAATTGATATTATTAAGTCAACAGTTCCAGTCTTAGAAGTAAAGGGTACAGAAATCACTAAAGTATTCTATAAAAATTTATTTACTAATCATCCTGAACTATTAAATGTATTTAATCACACAAATCAACAACAAGGTAGACAACAAACTGCTCTTGCAAATACTGTTTTAGCTGCTGCACAGAACATTGATAAACTAGCAACAATTATTCCTGTTGTAAAACAAATTGCGCAAAAACACCGCAGTCTTCAAGTAAAACCAGAGCACTATCCAATCGTAGGGCAACATTTACTAGGGGCAATTAAAGAAGTACTTGGTGATGCTGCAACTGATGAAATACTAGGTGCTTGGGCGGAAGCATATGGAGTTATTGCACAAGTATTTATCGATATCGAAAAAGAAATGTATGAGGAAGCATCTTCACAAGAAGGTGGATGGTCTGAATTTAAAGAGTTTAAAGTCATTGAAAAAGTTAATGAAAGCGATGTAATTACTTCATTCTACTTAGTTCCTAAAGATGGTTCTTCAGTTCCTACTTTCTTACCTGGTCAATATATTACTGTTCGCTCACAAATTCCTGGTGAAGAATATTTATCAAACAGACAATATAGTTTATCTGATGCACCAGGTAAAAATTATTTTAGAATTTCAGTAAAAAGAGAAGCTGAAGAAAATAAACCACTTGGTAAATTCTCAAACTACCTACACAATCAAGTAAATGTTGGTGATACATTGGAAATTACTGCTCCAGCAGGTGAATTTACTATAAATACTGAAATTGATTCAGATGTTGTTTTCTTAAGTGGTGGTGTTGGAATTACACCATTAATCAGTATGGCTAAGTCAATTGCAAGTAATCAACCAACTCGTCAAGTCAGCTTCATAAGCGCTTCAAGAAACGGTAAATTACAAGCATTTGAAAACGAACTAAACCAATTAAAAGAGCTCTTAACAAATTACAATTTATCATTTGTTTATGAAAATCCTTCTGAGGAAGATCTTCAAAATAACAACTTTAAAAAGCAAGGTTATATTGATGCAGAATGGTTAAATAGCAATGTTAAATCAGATAATGCAGATTATTACGTATGTGGACCAGTACCGTTTTTAAAAGCAATTATAACTAGCTTAAAAGAATTAGGCATTAAAGATACACAAATTCACTACGAATTCTTCGGACCAGCAATGAATTTAGACACTGAACCTAAAAGCCCTGTACATCATGATTAA
- a CDS encoding RrF2 family transcriptional regulator, which translates to MRLTTYSDYSLRVLIFLSSEPSEKLVNIKDIAEAYDISKNHLMKIIYNLGKMGYIETIRGRNGGIRLAKLPSEINIGEIIRKTEEDFNIVECFEHGNTCVITPVCSLKHIFNNALEQFLQVLDQYTLDDIVKNNAMLKDYFSNNTKE; encoded by the coding sequence ATGCGTTTAACAACTTATTCGGATTACTCTCTTCGTGTACTAATATTTCTTAGCTCTGAGCCTAGTGAAAAATTAGTTAATATTAAAGACATCGCTGAAGCTTATGATATTTCTAAAAATCATTTAATGAAAATAATTTATAATTTAGGAAAGATGGGTTACATCGAAACAATCCGTGGCAGAAACGGTGGAATCCGATTAGCTAAATTGCCATCAGAAATAAATATCGGTGAAATAATTCGCAAAACTGAAGAAGACTTTAATATTGTGGAATGTTTTGAACACGGTAATACTTGTGTTATTACACCTGTTTGTTCTTTAAAACATATATTTAATAATGCATTGGAACAATTTTTACAAGTTTTAGATCAATATACATTAGATGATATTGTAAAGAACAATGCGATGCTTAAAGATTATTTTTCAAATAATACAAAAGAATAA
- the racE gene encoding glutamate racemase, protein MNKPIGVIDSGVGGLTVAKQIIRQLPKEDILYLGDTARCPYGSRPYTEIREFTWEMTNFLLEKDIKMLVIACNTATSVVLNEMREKLQIPVIGVVRPGARAAIKLTQNDQIGVIGTNATINSKAYHSALKRINDKVIIEGLACPEFAGIVENGDYNKPEIFEIVKHTLAPLINSNIDTLILGCTHYPLLGPIIQKVMGPSIHLISSGDETALEVSAILDQQNLLSNSDITSHEFFTTGDPTIFSKIASSLFQEPMENVKYIKL, encoded by the coding sequence TTGAATAAGCCAATCGGAGTCATTGACTCAGGTGTTGGGGGCTTAACAGTTGCCAAACAAATTATAAGACAATTACCTAAAGAGGACATTTTATACTTAGGCGATACTGCAAGATGTCCATACGGATCAAGACCATATACCGAAATCAGGGAATTCACTTGGGAAATGACTAATTTTCTATTGGAAAAAGATATAAAAATGTTAGTCATCGCCTGTAATACAGCAACCTCAGTAGTCTTAAATGAAATGCGAGAAAAACTTCAAATTCCAGTCATTGGAGTTGTCCGCCCAGGTGCTAGAGCAGCAATAAAATTAACACAAAATGACCAAATCGGTGTCATAGGAACGAATGCTACTATTAATAGTAAAGCATATCATTCTGCACTAAAGCGGATTAATGACAAAGTTATCATTGAAGGTTTGGCATGCCCAGAGTTTGCTGGAATTGTTGAAAATGGGGACTACAATAAACCTGAAATATTTGAGATTGTTAAACACACTCTTGCACCTCTTATTAATTCAAATATTGATACACTCATACTAGGGTGCACGCATTACCCATTACTCGGTCCAATCATCCAAAAAGTGATGGGACCATCAATTCATCTTATTAGCTCTGGTGATGAAACAGCTTTAGAAGTAAGTGCAATTCTAGATCAACAAAATTTATTATCTAACTCTGATATCACTTCACATGAATTTTTTACAACTGGGGATCCAACCATTTTTAGTAAAATAGCTTCATCCTTATTCCAAGAACCAATGGAAAACGTAAAGTATATTAAACTATAA